Proteins from a genomic interval of Polaribacter sejongensis:
- a CDS encoding cupin domain-containing protein, producing MKLIHTNTLPEIGTSHDENVKKKVFIERGEIPQLMMFGSATFTPGQTVETHRHDTMYEVFYIQSGKAEFIVNDKKMIVVPGDCITIEQGEFHSMNNPFLENVTWVYFGIATD from the coding sequence ATGAAATTAATACACACAAATACATTACCAGAAATAGGCACAAGTCACGATGAAAATGTCAAGAAAAAAGTATTTATAGAAAGAGGAGAAATTCCTCAATTAATGATGTTTGGTTCTGCAACTTTTACACCCGGACAAACTGTAGAAACGCATAGACATGATACCATGTACGAAGTTTTTTATATACAATCTGGTAAAGCAGAGTTTATTGTGAATGACAAAAAAATGATTGTAGTTCCTGGAGATTGTATCACTATTGAACAAGGAGAATTCCACTCCATGAATAATCCTTTTTTAGAAAATGTAACATGGGTTTATTTTGGAATTGCAACAGACTAG
- a CDS encoding shikimate dehydrogenase family protein, whose amino-acid sequence MGERKNKVFGLLGKDIEYSFSRGYFTEKFEKLDLQKCKYVNFDIQKIEDFTAVIKEGGDSLGGINVTIPYKEEVMKYLDQLDETAKAIGAVNTIKFTKRGNLKGYNSDVVGFEKSIFPLIKKHHKRALILGTGGASKAIAYALKKNDIKFKFVSRKPEGKKEISYQDLTEEIMEKYQVIINSSPVGTSPNTDRCPDIPYQFITENHLLYDLIYNPEVTTFLAKGKAQGATIKNGYEMLQLQAEESWRIWNKA is encoded by the coding sequence ATGGGAGAAAGAAAAAATAAAGTTTTTGGATTATTAGGAAAAGATATTGAGTATTCTTTTTCTCGTGGGTATTTTACAGAAAAGTTTGAAAAATTAGATTTACAAAAATGTAAGTACGTTAATTTTGATATTCAAAAAATAGAAGATTTTACTGCTGTAATAAAAGAAGGAGGAGATAGTTTAGGCGGAATAAATGTTACCATTCCTTATAAGGAAGAAGTAATGAAATACTTAGATCAATTAGATGAAACAGCAAAGGCTATTGGAGCTGTAAATACTATTAAATTTACTAAAAGAGGAAATTTAAAAGGTTATAATTCTGATGTTGTTGGTTTTGAGAAATCAATATTTCCATTGATAAAAAAACATCATAAAAGAGCTTTAATTTTAGGGACTGGTGGTGCTTCTAAAGCAATTGCCTATGCCTTAAAAAAGAATGACATTAAGTTTAAATTTGTTTCTAGAAAACCAGAAGGTAAAAAAGAAATTTCTTATCAAGATTTAACGGAAGAAATCATGGAGAAATATCAAGTTATTATTAATTCTTCTCCAGTTGGTACATCTCCTAATACAGATAGGTGTCCGGATATTCCGTATCAGTTTATTACCGAAAATCATTTGTTGTACGATTTAATTTACAATCCAGAAGTCACAACTTTTTTAGCCAAAGGAAAAGCACAAGGAGCAACAATTAAAAACGGATATGAAATGTTGCAATTACAAGCAGAGGAATCTTGGAGAATTTGGAATAAAGCATAA
- a CDS encoding DUF349 domain-containing protein: MLEKNEVNVDKTEKKVEEVLNETKKVEAVENLEKTDDTVDAVDEIEKSIAKDAEKNSDKEEESDVVDYTKLSLEDLVLELKKTLSDNPVQKIKTQVEGIKSAFNQKFGALLAEKKAAFLEEGGNSIDFQFSSPIKTDYNTLLSDYKKQRDAHYNDLDKQLSSNLDKRLSVIEQLKDLIENADTATMYKSFRELQDSWKTIGPVSKNHYNDTWKTYHHHVERFYDLLHLSNDFRDLDFKHNLEEKLKIIEKANALAEVADINIAFKELQDLHKIWKEDIGPVSQEMREDVWGKFSEATKKIHDRRHDHFREMRSKHQEIIENKLVVVEKLNAYDTANNKTHNDWQKSIKDIEELRQEYFNAGKLPYSKSEEVWQKFKAATKKFNSAKNVFYKHEKNDQQDNLKKKMALIELAESLKESDDWESSTNTLKKIQADWKKIGHVPRKFSDDIWKRFKAACNHYFDRYHDQKNSLNKEQQEVVDAKKEFLETVKELKDPTKEGIFEIISNWRSLGALPRNARHIDGKFNKLIDRALSGLDLDKNEVAMLKFTHVVDSLAADNDVRKLDSEQMFVRKKIDEVVKEIQQLENNLGFFSNATDDNPLVLNVKNRVNEFKVDLAIWKEKLSYIKKLDY, translated from the coding sequence ATGTTAGAAAAAAATGAAGTAAACGTTGATAAGACGGAAAAGAAAGTAGAAGAAGTTTTAAATGAAACTAAAAAAGTTGAAGCTGTAGAAAATCTTGAAAAAACAGATGATACTGTTGATGCTGTTGATGAAATAGAGAAGTCTATTGCTAAGGATGCAGAAAAAAATAGTGACAAAGAAGAAGAATCTGATGTTGTAGATTACACAAAATTATCTTTAGAAGATTTAGTTTTAGAACTAAAAAAAACACTTTCTGACAATCCTGTTCAAAAAATAAAAACTCAAGTTGAAGGTATTAAAAGTGCTTTCAATCAGAAATTTGGTGCTCTTTTAGCAGAAAAGAAAGCCGCTTTTTTAGAAGAAGGAGGTAATTCTATCGATTTTCAATTTTCTAGCCCTATAAAAACGGATTATAATACGCTGTTGTCTGATTATAAAAAACAACGTGATGCACATTATAATGATTTAGATAAGCAACTTTCTTCTAATTTAGATAAAAGACTTTCTGTTATTGAGCAATTAAAAGATTTAATTGAAAATGCAGATACTGCAACGATGTATAAGAGTTTTAGAGAATTGCAAGATTCTTGGAAAACTATTGGACCTGTTTCTAAGAACCATTATAATGATACTTGGAAAACGTACCATCATCATGTAGAGCGTTTTTATGATTTATTACATTTAAGCAATGATTTTAGAGATTTAGACTTTAAACATAATTTAGAGGAAAAATTAAAAATTATAGAAAAAGCAAACGCATTGGCAGAAGTTGCTGATATAAATATTGCATTTAAAGAATTACAAGATTTACATAAAATCTGGAAAGAAGATATTGGACCCGTTTCTCAGGAAATGAGAGAAGATGTTTGGGGAAAATTTAGTGAGGCTACTAAAAAGATTCATGACAGAAGACATGATCACTTTAGAGAAATGCGTTCTAAACACCAAGAAATTATAGAAAATAAATTAGTAGTGGTAGAAAAGCTAAATGCTTATGATACGGCTAATAATAAAACGCATAACGATTGGCAAAAAAGTATTAAAGATATAGAAGAGTTAAGGCAAGAGTATTTTAATGCTGGTAAACTTCCGTATTCTAAAAGTGAAGAAGTTTGGCAAAAATTTAAAGCAGCTACAAAGAAATTTAACAGTGCTAAGAATGTTTTTTACAAACACGAAAAGAACGATCAGCAAGATAATTTAAAGAAGAAAATGGCCTTAATTGAGCTTGCAGAGTCTTTAAAAGAAAGTGATGATTGGGAGTCTTCGACGAATACTTTAAAGAAAATACAAGCAGATTGGAAAAAAATTGGTCATGTTCCTCGTAAATTTTCTGATGATATTTGGAAGCGTTTTAAAGCGGCTTGTAACCATTATTTTGATAGATACCACGATCAGAAAAACTCTTTAAATAAAGAGCAACAAGAGGTTGTAGATGCTAAAAAAGAATTTTTAGAAACAGTTAAAGAATTAAAAGATCCTACCAAAGAAGGTATTTTCGAAATTATAAGTAACTGGAGAAGTTTAGGTGCATTGCCAAGAAATGCAAGACATATAGATGGTAAATTTAACAAGTTAATAGATAGAGCCTTAAGTGGTTTAGATCTAGACAAGAATGAAGTTGCTATGTTAAAATTTACACATGTTGTAGATAGCCTTGCAGCAGATAACGATGTTAGAAAGTTAGATTCTGAGCAAATGTTTGTTAGAAAGAAAATTGATGAAGTTGTTAAAGAAATTCAGCAATTAGAAAATAATTTAGGTTTCTTTTCTAACGCAACAGATGATAATCCTTTAGTATTAAATGTAAAAAATAGAGTAAATGAGTTTAAAGTAGATTTGGCTATTTGGAAAGAAAAGTTAAGTTACATTAAGAAACTAGATTACTAA
- a CDS encoding DUF3124 domain-containing protein has protein sequence MKKYTLLIILSLLLLSCNKEKEVSSVDFKNWSKRHLAINTKDSLEHGKSYLSVYSQIYSVSEHKTHSLTAMVSLRNTSDTDTIYLLKAEYYDTKGKSVHSYFDKTIFLAPLETAEIIIDEVEKNGETGSNFIFEWKIPKDCPEPLFEGIMNSTKGQQGLSFTTQSRRIK, from the coding sequence ATGAAAAAATACACTTTACTAATCATCCTAAGTCTATTACTTTTAAGCTGTAATAAAGAGAAAGAAGTCAGCTCTGTAGATTTTAAAAATTGGTCTAAAAGACACTTAGCAATCAATACCAAAGATTCTTTAGAACACGGCAAATCTTATTTATCTGTATATTCTCAAATTTACAGTGTTTCAGAACACAAAACCCACAGTTTAACTGCTATGGTTAGTTTGCGGAATACAAGTGATACAGACACCATCTATTTGTTAAAAGCAGAATATTACGATACCAAAGGAAAGTCTGTTCACTCTTATTTTGATAAAACAATCTTTCTAGCTCCTTTAGAAACTGCAGAAATAATCATAGACGAAGTAGAAAAAAATGGAGAAACGGGTTCTAATTTTATTTTCGAATGGAAAATACCAAAAGATTGCCCAGAACCTTTATTCGAAGGAATCATGAATTCTACTAAAGGTCAACAAGGTTTATCTTTTACCACACAGTCTAGAAGAATTAAATAA
- the htpG gene encoding molecular chaperone HtpG: MAKGNINVSVENIFPLIKKFLYSDHEIFLRELISNGTDATSKLKHLIAIGEAKTELGDAKIEISIDKDAKTITIKDQGLGMTADEVEKYINQIAFSGAEEFLDKYKDNEAGIIGHFGLGFYSAFMVAEKVELITKSFKDEPAAHWTCDGSPEFTLVESDKADRGTEIILHVAEDSLDFLEESKIGGLLNKYNRFNQVPIKFGTEEINDPEFTPATTTDAEGKETTEPHKKITVDNIINNTEPAWTKAPADLSDEDYENFYRELYPMQFEESLFHIHLNVDYPFNLTGILFFPKLSTSMDMQKDKIQLYQNQVFVTDNVEGIVPDFLQMLKGVIDSPDIPLNVSRSGLQADGAVKKISGYITKKVADKLSSIFKKDRADFETKWNDIKVIIEYGMLSEDKFFDKAKKFALYPTVADTYFTFDELIEKTKDSQTDKEGNHVLLYTSNKEAQHSYIQDATAKGYEVLLLDSPIISHLMQKLEGGDAKVKFSRVDADHVDNLIKKDDNVISKLSEDEIATLKPIIEGAVNSKTYTVQLEAMDSASSPFMITVPEFMRRMKEMQASGGGGMMGMGNFPDMYNLVVNTNSPLVADILNNKDEAAQKGLISQAFDLAKLSQNLLHGEELTNFIKRSYALIK, from the coding sequence ATGGCAAAAGGAAATATTAATGTATCAGTAGAAAATATTTTTCCACTAATTAAAAAATTCTTGTATTCAGATCATGAAATCTTTTTACGTGAATTAATTTCTAACGGAACAGATGCAACTTCTAAACTAAAGCATTTAATTGCTATTGGTGAAGCTAAAACTGAATTAGGTGATGCTAAAATTGAAATCAGCATAGATAAAGATGCTAAGACAATTACTATTAAAGATCAAGGTTTAGGAATGACTGCAGATGAAGTTGAAAAATACATCAACCAAATTGCGTTTTCTGGAGCTGAAGAATTTTTAGATAAATATAAAGACAACGAAGCAGGAATTATTGGTCATTTCGGACTAGGTTTTTACTCTGCTTTTATGGTTGCAGAAAAAGTAGAATTAATTACAAAGTCTTTTAAAGACGAACCTGCTGCACATTGGACTTGTGATGGTTCTCCAGAGTTTACATTAGTAGAAAGTGATAAAGCAGACAGAGGTACAGAAATTATTTTGCACGTTGCAGAAGATTCTTTAGACTTTTTAGAAGAAAGTAAAATTGGTGGTTTATTAAACAAATACAACCGTTTTAACCAAGTGCCAATTAAATTTGGAACAGAAGAAATTAACGATCCTGAGTTTACACCTGCAACTACAACAGATGCTGAAGGTAAAGAAACTACAGAGCCTCATAAAAAAATTACAGTTGATAATATTATCAACAACACAGAACCTGCTTGGACAAAAGCACCTGCAGATTTAAGTGATGAAGATTATGAAAACTTCTACAGAGAATTGTATCCAATGCAATTTGAAGAGTCTTTATTCCACATTCATTTAAATGTTGATTATCCTTTTAACTTAACAGGTATTTTATTTTTCCCTAAGTTATCTACATCAATGGATATGCAAAAGGACAAAATTCAATTATACCAAAACCAAGTTTTTGTTACAGATAATGTAGAAGGAATTGTTCCTGATTTCTTACAAATGTTAAAAGGTGTAATTGATTCTCCAGACATTCCTTTAAACGTTTCTCGTTCTGGTTTACAGGCAGACGGAGCTGTAAAGAAAATTTCTGGCTACATTACTAAAAAAGTAGCAGACAAATTATCTTCTATCTTCAAAAAAGACAGAGCTGATTTTGAAACAAAATGGAACGATATTAAAGTAATTATTGAGTACGGAATGTTGTCTGAAGATAAATTCTTTGACAAAGCGAAGAAATTTGCATTGTACCCAACAGTTGCAGATACGTATTTTACATTTGATGAATTAATTGAAAAAACAAAAGATTCTCAGACTGATAAAGAAGGAAATCACGTTCTTTTATATACATCAAACAAAGAAGCACAACACAGTTATATCCAGGATGCAACAGCTAAAGGATATGAAGTATTGTTATTAGATTCTCCTATTATTTCTCATTTAATGCAGAAATTAGAAGGTGGTGATGCTAAAGTAAAATTCTCTAGAGTTGATGCAGATCACGTAGATAATTTAATTAAGAAAGACGATAACGTAATTTCTAAATTATCTGAAGATGAAATTGCAACTTTAAAACCAATTATTGAAGGTGCAGTAAATTCTAAAACATATACAGTTCAATTAGAAGCGATGGATTCTGCTTCTTCTCCGTTTATGATTACAGTGCCAGAATTTATGCGTAGAATGAAAGAAATGCAAGCTTCTGGTGGTGGTGGAATGATGGGAATGGGTAATTTCCCAGACATGTATAACTTAGTGGTAAATACAAACAGCCCATTAGTTGCTGATATTTTAAATAATAAAGATGAAGCGGCTCAGAAAGGTTTAATTTCTCAAGCTTTTGATTTAGCTAAATTATCTCAAAACCTTTTACATGGTGAAGAGTTAACAAACTTCATAAAACGTTCTTACGCGTTAATTAAGTAA
- a CDS encoding alkene reductase, with protein sequence MSKQQLLTPYNKNINLKNRVVMAPMTRSRADNEGNVPTNELHGLYYEQRASAGLIITEGAQVSKDAVGYIYTAGIYSDEQVEGWKQVTKRVHDKGGKIFIQLWHVGRISHPDFHNGELPLSASAINPNAQSFTPEGFKDTVTPKEMTVEDIKTTVNDFKNAAANAVKAGFDGVEIHSSNGYLFHQFFTSCSNTRTDNYGGSIENKTRFFFEVLDAMKEVIPQEKIGVRFNPSLNGLFGINLDEETIPTFEYIIKKLNDYNLAYVHLSEPFTDVSDVPFAVTEIAKHFRPLYNGTLMINTSFDKEKGNKILEDGDADLVAYGKPFISNPDLVERFENNLELTEWDQDTFYSQGAKGYTDYPKASK encoded by the coding sequence ATGAGCAAGCAACAATTATTAACTCCATATAATAAAAATATTAATTTAAAAAACAGGGTCGTAATGGCTCCCATGACTCGTAGTAGAGCAGATAACGAAGGTAATGTGCCTACTAACGAATTACATGGTTTGTATTACGAACAACGCGCATCTGCAGGTTTAATTATAACAGAAGGCGCACAAGTATCTAAAGATGCAGTTGGTTACATTTATACTGCAGGAATATATTCTGATGAACAGGTTGAAGGTTGGAAACAAGTAACCAAACGTGTACATGACAAAGGAGGAAAAATCTTTATTCAATTATGGCATGTTGGTAGAATATCACACCCAGATTTTCATAACGGAGAATTACCACTTTCTGCATCAGCAATAAACCCAAATGCACAATCTTTTACGCCAGAAGGTTTTAAAGATACTGTTACACCAAAAGAAATGACGGTTGAAGATATTAAAACTACGGTTAACGATTTTAAAAATGCTGCTGCAAATGCCGTAAAAGCAGGTTTTGATGGCGTAGAAATTCACTCTTCTAACGGTTATTTATTTCATCAATTTTTTACGAGCTGTTCTAATACAAGAACAGATAATTATGGTGGAAGTATTGAAAACAAAACGCGTTTCTTTTTTGAAGTTTTAGACGCAATGAAAGAAGTAATTCCTCAAGAAAAAATAGGTGTACGTTTCAATCCTTCTCTAAACGGTTTGTTTGGCATCAATTTAGATGAAGAAACAATACCAACATTCGAGTACATAATTAAAAAACTAAACGATTACAATTTAGCATACGTTCATCTTTCAGAACCTTTTACAGATGTTTCTGATGTTCCTTTTGCAGTAACTGAAATAGCAAAACATTTCCGTCCGTTATATAATGGAACTCTAATGATTAACACTTCGTTTGATAAAGAAAAAGGAAATAAAATACTTGAAGATGGAGATGCAGATTTAGTTGCTTATGGGAAACCTTTTATTTCTAACCCAGATTTAGTAGAACGTTTTGAAAACAATTTAGAATTAACTGAGTGGGATCAAGATACTTTTTACAGCCAAGGAGCTAAAGGTTATACAGATTACCCAAAAGCTAGTAAATAA
- a CDS encoding NACHT domain-containing protein gives MNKPEELIISNLILPIVKDILLPKIQTVFSKFAITNTTPNKVEENFDSYLTQRYEKFLTIDTLVFPNKQTLLEILYQPLTLSCQDGNKNTQIEIKINNYPENLIPEYIRVIIEDTAGMGKSTITKKLFQSIILEKKGIPILIELSQINNKNNILKEIQNQLSPIGKKLSQDFILKLINEGDFIFLFDGFDEIALDDREYVIRELHKFIEKANYNFFLITSRPEDSLASFGDFQKFNVKPLEKGEAYSLLNKYDSYSYRPISKNLIKQLNDTPDDSLQEYLSNPFLVSLLYKSYEFKKDIPIKKSQFYQQVYDALFETHDLSKEGYLKRDKYSNLHIDDFERVLRHIGYFTSIENKVEYDKNTIIKFIDKAKKHISDLKFRSSDFLKDLIKTVPIFKKEGNYYKWGHKSLQDYFAAKFIWIDSKESQQAILEKMYFDSRIKRFYNLLTIYYELDPNGFDNTILKWALTDFQTFASTNYEDWDKKEKRVKTRIENHYNKSCVIAITKKEDFETIRSSSDKKNRDVHNYYRKKVKTKYSTNNSNHTTFNYFEKPMVVSLSYIGVNSAKNTLIDLISVTHPKLAEYKGHKIHLKELTSSLQEDSVYQLDDKKSNILNQENVFETTNDLIMSDFCFNFDEALNKLKELNKTDSKKVKNELLDW, from the coding sequence ATGAATAAACCTGAAGAACTTATAATTTCAAATTTAATTTTACCGATTGTGAAAGACATTCTTTTGCCGAAAATTCAAACTGTTTTCAGTAAATTTGCTATAACGAATACAACACCAAATAAGGTTGAAGAAAATTTTGATAGTTATCTTACTCAACGCTATGAAAAATTTCTAACAATTGACACGCTCGTATTTCCTAATAAACAAACTCTATTAGAAATACTATATCAGCCTTTAACATTAAGCTGTCAGGATGGAAATAAGAACACTCAAATAGAAATAAAGATAAATAATTACCCTGAGAACTTAATTCCTGAATACATCAGAGTAATTATAGAAGATACCGCAGGCATGGGTAAATCCACGATTACAAAAAAATTATTTCAATCAATAATTCTAGAAAAAAAAGGTATACCTATTCTCATTGAATTAAGTCAAATAAATAATAAAAACAATATACTTAAAGAAATTCAAAATCAACTTTCTCCAATCGGAAAAAAACTGAGTCAAGATTTTATATTAAAATTAATTAATGAAGGTGATTTTATCTTTTTATTCGACGGTTTTGATGAAATAGCTCTGGATGATAGAGAATATGTAATTAGAGAATTACATAAATTCATTGAAAAAGCCAATTACAATTTCTTTCTTATAACATCAAGACCTGAGGACTCTTTAGCTTCTTTTGGTGATTTTCAAAAATTTAACGTAAAACCATTAGAAAAAGGAGAAGCCTACAGTTTATTAAATAAGTATGACTCGTATAGTTATCGTCCAATTTCGAAAAACTTAATTAAACAATTAAATGATACTCCTGATGATTCACTTCAAGAATATTTAAGTAACCCATTTCTAGTTTCCTTATTGTATAAGTCTTATGAATTCAAAAAAGATATACCTATTAAAAAGAGTCAATTTTACCAGCAAGTTTATGATGCTCTTTTTGAAACACATGACCTATCGAAAGAAGGTTATTTAAAAAGAGATAAATATAGCAATTTACATATTGATGATTTTGAAAGAGTATTAAGACATATCGGTTATTTCACCTCAATTGAAAACAAAGTTGAATATGATAAAAACACCATAATTAAATTTATTGATAAAGCAAAAAAACATATCAGTGACCTTAAATTTAGATCAAGCGATTTTTTAAAAGATTTAATTAAAACTGTTCCAATTTTCAAAAAAGAAGGAAATTATTATAAATGGGGGCATAAATCTCTTCAAGATTATTTCGCTGCAAAATTCATTTGGATTGACTCGAAAGAATCTCAACAAGCAATTCTTGAAAAAATGTATTTCGATTCTAGAATAAAACGGTTTTATAACCTTTTAACTATTTATTATGAATTAGACCCTAACGGTTTTGATAACACCATTTTAAAATGGGCATTAACAGATTTTCAAACTTTTGCTTCTACAAATTATGAAGATTGGGACAAAAAAGAAAAACGTGTAAAAACAAGAATTGAAAATCACTATAACAAATCATGCGTCATAGCGATTACAAAAAAAGAAGATTTTGAAACTATACGTTCTTCTAGTGACAAAAAAAATAGAGATGTACATAATTATTATAGAAAAAAAGTAAAAACTAAATATTCAACAAATAATTCAAATCATACAACTTTTAATTATTTTGAAAAACCTATGGTTGTTTCATTATCTTATATTGGAGTTAATTCTGCAAAAAACACTTTAATAGATTTGATTAGTGTAACTCATCCAAAATTAGCTGAATACAAAGGTCATAAAATTCATTTAAAAGAACTAACATCATCTCTTCAAGAAGATTCTGTTTATCAATTAGACGATAAAAAATCAAATATATTAAATCAAGAAAACGTATTCGAAACCACTAACGACCTAATAATGAGTGATTTTTGTTTCAACTTTGACGAAGCTTTAAATAAGCTGAAAGAACTTAATAAAACAGATTCTAAAAAAGTAAAGAATGAACTTTTAGATTGGTAA
- a CDS encoding GIY-YIG nuclease family protein, with translation MRIYYVYILLCSDNSYYTGMTNNLERRLFEHKSGKSKDSYTFSRLPIELKWYLECSDSRDAIQYEKKIKGWSHRKKKALIDENWSDLVKFSKNYSENKDSKI, from the coding sequence ATGAGAATTTATTATGTCTACATTTTACTATGCTCTGATAATTCTTATTACACAGGAATGACAAATAATTTAGAAAGAAGATTGTTTGAACATAAGTCAGGGAAAAGTAAAGACTCCTATACTTTTTCTAGGCTACCAATTGAATTAAAATGGTATTTAGAGTGTTCAGATTCGAGAGATGCAATTCAATATGAAAAGAAAATTAAAGGCTGGTCTCACAGAAAAAAGAAAGCTTTGATTGATGAAAATTGGAGTGATTTAGTAAAGTTTTCTAAAAACTATTCAGAAAATAAAGATTCTAAAATATAG
- a CDS encoding 3-oxoacyl-ACP synthase III family protein, giving the protein MYNSKITGLGYYVPENVVTNNDLKEFMETSDEWIQERTGIKERRWIDPKTEDTTAVMGAKASRIAIERAGLTKDDIDFIVFATLSPDMYFPGGGVQVQEMLDMGTIPALDVRNQCSGFIYAMSVADQFIKTGMYKNVLVIGAENHSGGLDKSTRGRNISVIFGDGAGAAVLSRSEEAGKGILSSHLHSEGKHAKELVLEGPSTGKWVPGIIERNDPDDVSYFPYMNGQFVFKHAITRFSEAIVEGLATNKLEKEDIDMLIPHQANLRIAQFIQKKFKLSDDRVFNNIQKYGNTTAASVIIALTEAWEEGKIKDNDLVVLAAFGSGFTWGSVIIRW; this is encoded by the coding sequence ATGTATAATTCAAAAATAACGGGACTTGGGTATTATGTTCCAGAGAATGTTGTTACCAATAACGACTTAAAAGAGTTCATGGAAACTTCAGATGAATGGATTCAAGAACGAACAGGAATTAAGGAAAGACGTTGGATAGACCCAAAAACAGAAGACACAACGGCAGTTATGGGCGCAAAAGCATCTAGAATTGCAATTGAAAGAGCTGGGTTAACAAAAGATGATATCGATTTTATTGTATTTGCAACTTTAAGTCCGGATATGTATTTTCCTGGAGGTGGAGTTCAAGTACAAGAAATGTTAGATATGGGAACAATTCCGGCTTTAGATGTACGTAACCAATGTTCTGGTTTTATTTATGCAATGTCTGTTGCAGACCAATTTATTAAAACAGGAATGTATAAAAATGTTTTGGTTATTGGAGCAGAAAATCATTCAGGAGGATTAGACAAATCTACAAGAGGAAGAAATATTTCGGTGATTTTTGGAGATGGAGCAGGAGCTGCTGTACTTTCTAGAAGTGAAGAAGCAGGAAAAGGAATTTTATCTTCTCATTTACATTCGGAAGGTAAACATGCAAAAGAATTGGTTTTAGAAGGACCGTCTACCGGAAAATGGGTTCCAGGAATTATAGAAAGAAATGACCCGGATGATGTTTCTTATTTCCCTTATATGAATGGTCAGTTTGTTTTTAAGCACGCCATAACACGTTTTTCTGAAGCAATTGTAGAAGGTTTAGCAACAAACAAATTAGAGAAAGAAGACATTGATATGTTAATTCCGCATCAAGCAAATTTACGTATCGCACAATTTATACAAAAGAAGTTTAAGTTGTCTGATGATAGGGTTTTTAATAATATTCAAAAATACGGAAACACAACAGCAGCTTCTGTAATTATTGCTTTAACCGAAGCTTGGGAAGAAGGAAAAATAAAAGACAACGATTTAGTTGTTTTAGCTGCCTTTGGAAGTGGATTTACTTGGGGAAGTGTAATTATTAGATGGTAA
- the ypfJ gene encoding KPN_02809 family neutral zinc metallopeptidase, which produces MKWKGNRKSSNVEDRRGASSGGSSGGLGSLSPMIIGLLLKLVTSKKGLIIVGIVLAVMYFTGNNPLNFITGNTGNQIESSTTYKGTAKENELAEFSNQVLRSTEDVWNTIIQDYREPTLVLFTGSVNSACGSASSATGPFYCPGDEKLYIDLSFFEEMERNLNAPGDFAQAYVIAHEVGHHIQTITGISKKVQALRGKVSQTEYNKYSVMLELQADFYAGVWAHHSQKDNLILDDNDLEEALNAANAIGDDRLQKQSTGRVVPDSFTHGTSAQRMRWFKKGFDTGDVNQGDTFSASSL; this is translated from the coding sequence ATGAAGTGGAAAGGAAATAGAAAAAGTTCTAATGTAGAAGATAGAAGAGGCGCTTCTTCGGGTGGTAGTTCTGGTGGTTTAGGCAGTTTAAGTCCTATGATAATTGGGCTTCTACTAAAATTAGTGACTTCTAAAAAAGGATTAATTATTGTAGGTATTGTTTTGGCTGTCATGTATTTTACAGGAAACAATCCCTTAAACTTTATTACAGGAAATACTGGTAACCAAATAGAATCTTCAACTACTTACAAAGGAACAGCTAAAGAAAATGAGTTGGCAGAATTTAGTAACCAAGTTTTAAGAAGTACAGAAGATGTTTGGAATACAATTATACAAGATTATAGAGAACCGACTTTAGTTCTTTTTACAGGTTCTGTGAATTCTGCATGCGGAAGTGCTTCTAGCGCAACTGGTCCTTTTTATTGTCCTGGTGATGAAAAACTATACATAGATTTAAGTTTTTTTGAAGAAATGGAAAGAAATTTAAATGCGCCCGGAGATTTTGCACAAGCGTATGTAATTGCGCACGAAGTTGGCCATCACATTCAAACCATAACAGGTATCAGTAAAAAAGTACAAGCTTTACGTGGTAAAGTGAGTCAAACTGAATACAACAAATACTCTGTTATGTTAGAATTACAAGCAGATTTTTACGCTGGTGTTTGGGCGCATCATTCTCAAAAAGATAATTTAATTTTAGATGACAATGATTTAGAAGAAGCCTTAAATGCTGCAAATGCTATTGGAGACGATCGTTTACAAAAACAATCTACAGGAAGAGTGGTTCCTGATTCTTTTACACACGGAACTTCTGCACAAAGAATGCGTTGGTTTAAAAAAGGTTTTGACACAGGTGATGTTAACCAAGGTGATACCTTTAGTGCAAGTTCTTTATAA